In the genome of Populus trichocarpa isolate Nisqually-1 chromosome 6, P.trichocarpa_v4.1, whole genome shotgun sequence, one region contains:
- the LOC7489134 gene encoding uncharacterized protein LOC7489134, with product MMEEWVTAAMADETVVAKLLLRLKQSQATASASAVPAVIPLRWGMRLPRSRPGTMTATNSSSLRCDVVLKSKEGGGGDSSTRCSPTTPLSWSGGGDGGASPSGTGDGFEETSRRHLSSSPPPPGVRSKGAGIGETTSNIVKRSRKKKTFSELKEEETQLVKEGVYLKKEISTVRATFKEERARNENLKRIKIDLNLHYGDELEASTSNGIPSTLPTRAKGDSHLQSSSSETDKAISNHDRSFLLPDLNMMPSDEGDTGTETL from the exons atgaTGGAGGAGTGGGTGACAGCGGCGATGGCAGACGAGACAGTAGTAGCAAAACTACTACTGCGCCTCAAACAATCACAGGCGACGGCATCAGCTTCCGCGGTGCCAGCGGTTATTCCCTTGCGATGGGGGATGCGGCTTCCGAGGTCAAGGCCGGGAACGATGACAGCAACGAATTCTTCTTCATTGAGATGCGATGTCGTTTTGAAAAGTAAGGAAGGCGGCGGCGGCGATTCCTCTACTAGATGCAGTCCTACCACTCCTCTTTCATGGAgcggtggtggtgatggtggtgctTCTCCGTCCGGTACTGGTGACGGTTTTGAAGAAACCAGCCGCCGCCACCTCAGCAGTTCTCCTCCGCCACCTGGCGTTAGATCCAAG GGTGCTGGTATTGGTGAAACCACTAGCAATATAGTGAAGAggtcaagaaaaaagaag ACTTTTTCTGAACTTAAAGAGGAGGAAACGCAGCTAGTGAAGGAAGGGGTTTATCTTAAAAAG GAGATATCAACTGTACGTGCAACATTTAAGGAGGAGAGAGCTAGAAATGAGAATTTGAAGAGAATTAAG ATTGATTTGAATTTGCATTATGGAGATGAACTAGAAGCCTCGACTAGTAACGGCATTCCATCAACATTGCCCACGCGTGCCAAAGGTGATTCCCATCTGCAATCAAGCTCTTCTGAAACAGATAAGGCGATTTCAAATCATGATAGATCTTTCCTGCTACCTGATCTAAATATGATGCCATCTGACGAGGGAGACACTGGTACTGAAACTTTATAG
- the LOC7468668 gene encoding uncharacterized protein LOC7468668, with translation MGALVVNPQDCLKNPLQSQPPRMRFPRNPNPNNHRPNRAQPNRRKRSPNSSPPSRAAVPKNNNSLVTGQVKILKRGEEGLVKPSRVEAPKGSPIPKVVKNGNLGLGSTARLGPDPVLVPSRVRLTESNGFYAGSAFFTSPPPSSLPLPGFFRKKNDTVADAGSELRKLLGLSL, from the coding sequence ATGGGAGCTCTTGTTGTCAATCCTCAGGATTGCCTGAAAAATCCCTTACAATCACAGCCCCCACGCATGAGGTTCCCACGGAACCCAAACCCTAACAACCACCGCCCAAACCGGGCACAACCCAATCGTCGTAAGCGGAGTCCCAATTCATCTCCGCCTTCACGCGCCGCTGTTCCCAAGAATAACAATAGCCTTGTTACGGGACAAGTCAAGATCCTCAAACGCGGCGAAGAAGGTTTAGTCAAGCCCTCAAGGGTGGAGGCTCCAAAAGGGAGTCCGATTCCgaaagtagtgaaaaatggaaATCTGGGTCTGGGTTCAACAGCCAGGTTGGGTCCGGATCCTGTGTTGGTTCCATCTCGCGTCCGGCTCACTGAGTCAAACGGATTTTATGCTGGATCGGCTTTTTTTACATCGCCGCCTCCAAGCTCTCTTCCTTTACCtggtttttttagaaagaaaaatgataccGTTGCTGATGCAGGCAGTGAGCTAAGGAAGCTTCTAGGCCTTAGTCTATAG